In Mastacembelus armatus chromosome 22, fMasArm1.2, whole genome shotgun sequence, a genomic segment contains:
- the arg2 gene encoding arginase-2, mitochondrial has protein sequence MALRGPLFRLLRTGLSRRSCQQSRAQSVAVLGAPFSRGQKRRGVEHGPKVIRDAGLIDRLSDLDYSVHDFGDLSFHYLEKDEPYMDVKFPRTVGAANKMLSGAVSRAIGAGHTLIMLGGDHSLAIGSVSGHAQQCPDLCVIWVDAHADVNTPMTSPSGNLHGQPVAFMLKELQDKMPDVPGFSWTKPFLSSKDLVYIGLRDVDPGEHHILKNLGIQYFTMRDIDRLGIQRVMEVTLDHLLARQQRPIHLSFDIDAFDPSLAPATGTPVNGGLTYREGIYITEEIHNTGLLSAMDLVEVNPILGANREAVEATASLAVDVIASSLGQTREGAHGSISAIPSVKDDTEQLRL, from the exons atggctTTGAGGGGACCACTCTTCCGGCTGCTCAGAACTGGACTCAGCCGCCGATCCTGCCAACAAAGCAGGGCTCAGTCCGTGGCTGTGCTGGGAGCTCCGTTTTCAAGAGGACAG aaaagaagaggCGTGGAGCACGGCCCGAAAGTCATCAGAGATGCGGGACTCATCGACAGGCTCTCCGATTTAG ACTATTCTGTCCATGACTTTGGTGACCTCAGCTTCCATTACCTTGAGAAGGACGAACCCTACATGGATGTGAAGTTCCCTCGAACTGTGGGTGCAGCAAATAAGATGCTGTCTGGTGCAGTGAGCAGAGCTATTGGTGCTGGACACACCCTCATCATGCTTGGCGGTGATCACAG CCTTGCCATCGGATCAGTGAGTGGCCACGCTCAGCAGTGTCCGGATCTGTGTGTCATCTGGGTCGATGCTCATGCAGATGTGAATACACCCATGACTTCCCCATCAGGAAACCTCCACGGTCAGCCGGTGGCATTCATGCTCAAAGAGCTGCAAGACAAG ATGCCAGATGTCCCAGGGTTCTCCTGGACAAAGCCATTCCTCTCCTCGAAGGACTTGGTGTACATTGGCCTGCGGGATGTTGACCCCGGAGAGCA ccACATCCTGAAGAACCTGGGTATCCAGTATTTCACCATGAGGGATATTGACAGACTAGGCATCCAAAGGGTCATGGAAGTCACTCTTGATCATCTTCTGGCAAG ACAACAGCGACCGATCCACTTGAGCTTTGATATCGATGCATTCGACCCGTCTCTGGCTCCTGCCACAGGAACGCCAGTGAACGGAGGTTTGACCTACAGGGAAGGAATCTACATCACAGAGGAAATCCATAACACAG GTCTGCTGTCAGCCATGGACCTGGTGGAAGTAAACCCCATCCTGGGGGCCAACAGAGAAGCAGTGGAAGCCACGGCGTCTTTAGCAGTTGATGTTATTGCGTCGTCTCTGGGACAGACAAGAGAAGGTGCTCATGGGTCCATCAGTGCGATTCCCTCTGTGAAAGACGACACAGAGCAGCTCCGCCTCTGA
- the vti1b gene encoding vesicle transport through interaction with t-SNAREs homolog 1B produces the protein MSSEEFEKLHEIYRSLYEELKLIPERVLKCHGEERKRLVRSFDERLGEAEEVVQGMEEELRAAPSSYRNSMSTKLRLYRRDLGKLQRDMNSSAPSTGSSFRPLEGSRQGIYSSQNQQSTHLQSQRALLLQGTESLNNASQSIERSQRIATKTEQIGTDIIEELGEQREQLERTRDRLVNTGENLSRSRKILRAMSRRLMTNKLLLGIIILMELAILGAVIYLKFFRR, from the exons ATGTCGTCGGAAGAATTTGAGAAGTTGCACGAAATCTACCGATCACTGTACGAAGAGCTGAAGCTAATACCCGAGAGAGTCCTGAAATGTCACGGAG aggagaggaagaggctGGTGCGGAGCTTCGATGAGAGACTCGGGGAGGCTGAGGAAGTG GTACAAGGAATGGAAGAAGAGTTGCGTGCTGCCCCCTCCTCTTACCGAAATTCTATGAGTACAAAGCTGCGTCTGTATCGTCGGGATCTGGGGAAGCTGCAGCGAGACATGAACAGCTCTGCTCCAAGCACTGGCTCCTCTTTCCGACCCCTGGAAGGAAGTCGTCAAGGCATCTATTCATCCCAGAATCAAcaaagt ACGCACTTGCAGTCTCAGAGAGCTTTGCTGCTTCAGGGCACAGAGTCTCTGAACAATGCCAGCCAGAGTATTGAGCGAAGCCAACGCATCGCCACCAAGACGGAGCAGATTGGCACAGATATCATCGAGGAGCTGGGAGAGCAGAGGGAACAGCTGGAGCGCACTAGAGACAGA ttgGTGAATACTGGAGAGAACCTCAGCCGAAGTCGAAAAATCCTTCGTGCCATGTCCCGACG GCTGATGACGAACAAGTTGCTTTTAGGTATTATAATTTTAATGGAGTTGGCCATCCTGGGTGCTGTGATTTACCTGAAGTTCTTCAGACGATAA
- the rdh12 gene encoding retinol dehydrogenase 12: MLLLLIIAGFGVVTLLVILFAPHIRKYAAGGVCKSTARLDGKTALITGANTGIGKETALDLAMRGARVIMACRDVKKGEEAAATIRATYPKAQVEVRELDLADTYSIRAFAQKFLREVNQLHILINNAGVMMCPYTKTTDGFEMHIGVNHLGHFLLTSLLIGLLKRSAPARIVVVSSLAHNFGWIRFHDLHSQGSYNSGLAYCQSKLANVLFARELARRLKGTNVTVNSVHPGTVNSDLTRHSTLMTILFTVFSMFFKTPWEGAQTSIYCAVAEELHSISGKHFSDCTPAFVAPQGRSEETAKRLWDISCELLGIEWA, encoded by the exons ATGCTGCTGTTATTAATCATCGCGGGGTTCGGAGTGGTCACTTTACTGGTGATTTTATTTGCACCACATATAAG AAAATATGCAGCAGGAGGAGTGTGTAAGTCCACAGCTCGTCTGGATGGGAAGACAGCCCTCATCACTGGAGCCAACACAGGGATTGGAAAGGAGACTGCCCTGGACCTGGCAATGAGAG GGGCTCGGGTGATTATGGCATGTCGAGACGTGAAAAAGGGCGAGGAGGCTGCGGCCACTATACGAGCTACATACCCCAAAGCACAAGTGGAGGTTCGGGAGCTCGATTTGGCAGATACTTATTCTATACGAGCCTTCGCACAGAAATTTCTGAGAG aggtCAACCAGCTTCATATCCTTATCAATAACGCTGGAGTGATGATGTGCCCCTACACTAAAACCACCGATGGCTTTGAGATGCATATTGGAGTGAATCACTTGG GTCACTTCCTGTTGACGTCGCTCCTGATCGGGCTTCTGAAGCGCAGTGCACCGGCCCGAATCGTGGTGGTCTCCTCCCTGGCCCACAACTTTGGCTGGATCCGCTTCCATGACCTCCACAGCCAGGGCAGCTACAACAGTGGATTAGCATACTGCCAGAGCAAACTGGCAAATGTGCTTTTTGCCAGAGAGTTGGCTCGTAGACTcaaag GCACTAATGTGACAGTGAACTCAGTCCACCCGGGGACAGTGAACTCTGACCTGACCAGACACTCGACTCTCATGACGATACTTTTCACCGTCTTCTCCATGTTCTTTAAAACCCCTTGGGAAGGAGCACAGACCAGCATCTACTGTGCTGTGGCAGAGGAGCTGCACTCAATCTCTGGGAAACACTTCAG TGACTGCACCCCTGCCTTTGTAGCTCCCCAGGGGAGAAGTGAGGAGACTGCAAAGAGACTGTGGGACATCAGCTGTGAGCTCCTGGGTATTGAGTGGGCCTGA